Below is a window of Pocillopora verrucosa isolate sample1 chromosome 6, ASM3666991v2, whole genome shotgun sequence DNA.
GGATTAGAGGTAAATTGACTCACTGGAGAATAAATTCGCGGAGCGGTCAGGCGACTGAAGCTTCCTTCAAGATCGCGTGATGTCGCTTGTTAGGGCGCACTGTCGCGAGCAAATTTGCGTGTTTTTCCAAAGGCACATTGTTCCTCAATAAATTGACACGACGCTCGACCACCCACTTGTCTATCGCAAGAAATGGGAATTGAGTTACAAAAAGATCTGCTTCGTAGTGAACGTGTGCCTGCTCTGGCAGATTTGCTACGATTTTTTTAATATGCCCACAAGGCGTTTAACATCTCAGAAGAAGCAATCAGGCGGGTAAATCGACGGCGAGATATTAAGGTTGTTGTTATCAAGATCGTAGTAGCCTGCGGctggaaaaaagaaacttcGACCCTCTGAACTCGGGGTTATCGCCAAAATCTCCATCCCGTTATCAACAAATGTCTTATCAAGCGGTCAGTGTTATGGGAAATTGAAAGAAACCATCGAGCCAATAAAACTTTAGCCAAAATCTTTTGAGCTGTGTAATCACAGTTTCGGGTTTCAAACGTAGACGGCCCTCCTATGTTTTTGTTAAGAAACAATGCGACTTCCGGTGTGCTGAGCTGTCAGTAACAAAGCTGAGTGTCACTTATTGTAAACCTGAGACGAGTGGCGTCTTCTCTCACAGGGGGAGGGAGTATTGAATACTCGTGGGTAAAGAAGTGATCTCTGGAGAtgcaaaaacgaaaaataaccaacaaagaaggaaacattgacAACGGAAGATGTTGGCAACGGAAGATGTTGGAGACGGATTTAAAAGGCTGAATTTCTGATAAATCAGCAAGAATGGAGAAAGCAAGACAAAAAATGTGATAGCCGCTAGCACACCATCACCCCCCCAGAATTTCAGTGCTACGTGATGTCCCAGTCAGCAGAAACAGGGATGGAAGAAGTACACGGAAACCCCACATAACACGAAACTATCCGTCACCATTACCGCATAGACTGACCAAATTTCCGTCCCTTTTCTCTCTTCTGTCCCAAACTTTGCCACATTGCAAAACAGACTTACACAAACATACAGCTCGATATTTATCACACAGCTGCATATCAAGTAAGTCTTGTTTACATGTAATTGTCATTGTATCGTGTATTTTGGTCCCCGCGGAGTATTCACGTTTCAAAGGTCTCTCGAAGCTTTTGCCGGCATTTTCAGCTGCGTACTGTGCGCGTGACCACAGTATTTCTATTCCGTCATAAACTCATTTCTGGAAAGCCCCAGAAAACTCGATGATTTTGCACCATAGAGAAAACCCACGCTTTAAATCTCGCTTCCTAACGACAACTGTTACGTAGCTCGCAAAAATAGAACTGCACAATGGCGCCTTTTATCAATGAACTATTGTTTGTCCAAATACGCCAACTGATTGGTTTGTTCATACAGTTGGTATGACGACCAAATCTCGGGGCTAATCATTACGTCACGTCCCACCCGAAAACCAGGCCCCCCGCGATGAGTGGAAATAATAGCCCGtaatatatgtgtatatatttCCCGATACTGACCTTAGAGAGCTTCATAACAGTTCTGAGTTGTTACGGCGCTAGCCCATCACTATTTGATGTGTCAAAGGCATTCTGTACTGAGCACACCACGTTAGGCAATCAACAACACTGGCAATGGAAAGAAAGAACAATAATTGTGTGGTGCACGTGAGGCAAGATTCTGATAACGACCTAGAGGCGCTTTTCCATGTCATCAGCAAGAACTCAGTGGCGAAGACGCATCCTGAGCCAGCATCGTCGTCACAATCATTACCAATGCGATTAAGAAAGCTTCCTCCGTCGTTTTTTAAGCAACCTCCAATCGACGGTAGCTTATCACCCGATCAGGACGTCCCAAAAAGGCTTCCAATCTCTCATTCGCACTCGCGTTCATCGCCAGCGTCGCTCACAGTTCCTACGACTCTGAAAGGCCCGCCAAACCACTCCTTGAGTCCTGGCGTTCACCATCAAAGATCAACCTCTTTCGATAACACAGCGTTGCTTGAGGAGCCTACTCCTATGCCGCCTGGGTGGGAAATGAGAACGACGGCGAGTGGCCAAAGATACTTCATGAAGTAAGACGAAAATGTGTTAGCATCCCTTAATGCCAGTGgtttaatgaattgtaaatgTCTTAACACAACTTCAGTTAAATTACGACATTTAAATATTAAAACGCACGCACGCCACACAAAATCAAGAATAGTAAATTCCGTACAATAATTTTACTACGCTGGAAGTGTTAACGGTCTCATGAAGACATAATGATTCTCTAGcataaaatttcattgaattcgGGTTTTTATTGTGTTTCTTAAAACCATTAACTAAACCTGTTTCCTTATATATGTACGTGTCTTTGGTGCTCAATATGGCGGGTAGCCAAAATCGGATGTAACACAGTAAATACGCTGTTTCAACTATAGTGAAACTAATCACGCTTTTGTTCTCTCTCGCAGTCACTTCGAACAGCTAACAACATGGCAAGACCCAAGAAAAACACAGTCAACTTCAAATCTGAACAGCGTACAGCCTGTCGGCAATTTGCCCGATGGATGGGAACAGGCGATAACACCAGAAGGTGATATTTACTATATCAACCACATCGAAAGGACAACCAGCTGGATCGACCCGCGACTCGCGATGCACTGTAGAAATCAGGAGAATATGCGTTCGACCTTGCCTCCGGATTTTAATCGCCAAGGCCATCGAACCCTTCAGCTTCATCGTCTCCAGAGAGAGCGTGAGCAACTTTTGAAACGGCAGCAGGAACTCTTGAAGCAAGAGATCAAATTGAAACGTGATATTCTAGAGGAAGGTGGGAAACCGTCGCTGCTCGGAAACTTGACGCGAGAATTTAGCGCGCAAGATCCCCCTGTAACGAACGGAGGACATATCAGAGACGAATCATTTGATTCTGGGCTCGGAATGGGAGGTGGTAATTACCAGTTCCACGACGTCGATATGAACGATTCGCAACCGATGTTTGACGCGAATTACAACTCGAAGGACACTTCTTTTCGCGCCGATCCTAGGATACCCGAGATCCTTGATAGCCTGCCTGGCACTAATGTCGACTTAGGTGTGATGGAAGGAACAGATAATTCCACCAACATGGAAACTGAAGATCTTGGGGTTGGACTGGAGTTCAATTCGGAGATCTTAAACGATATGGAATCCGTGCTAATATCGCCGACCTTGACTTGGCTTTGAGCTTGTTAAGATTTCATTAAAGCGCAACGTAATAGTTTTTATAGAAAGGATTTTTCAATGACATTAGAATATTCTCAACGGAGTGAAAAGTAAGTACAAGGCGCTCGTTAGCGATCAAACCACTTCCCTTTTTTACATCTTCATACGCGTAAATATTAAGATTAAGATTGTAACTTACTTCTATAAGAGAACTTGTTTCGCAACGAAACTACAAAGTTCGG
It encodes the following:
- the LOC131792576 gene encoding transcriptional coactivator YAP1-A-like; amino-acid sequence: MERKNNNCVVHVRQDSDNDLEALFHVISKNSVAKTHPEPASSSQSLPMRLRKLPPSFFKQPPIDGSLSPDQDVPKRLPISHSHSRSSPASLTVPTTLKGPPNHSLSPGVHHQRSTSFDNTALLEEPTPMPPGWEMRTTASGQRYFMNHFEQLTTWQDPRKTQSTSNLNSVQPVGNLPDGWEQAITPEGDIYYINHIERTTSWIDPRLAMHCRNQENMRSTLPPDFNRQGHRTLQLHRLQREREQLLKRQQELLKQEIKLKRDILEEGGKPSLLGNLTREFSAQDPPVTNGGHIRDESFDSGLGMGGGNYQFHDVDMNDSQPMFDANYNSKDTSFRADPRIPEILDSLPGTNVDLGVMEGTDNSTNMETEDLGVGLEFNSEILNDMESVLISPTLTWL